The following is a genomic window from Nitrososphaerota archaeon.
GGCCCCTGTCTACATCGCCTGGAGCAAGATGAACCGCTCGGCCAACGTCAGGATCCCAGCCTATGAGAAGGGGTCCGAGGGGTCGAAGCGGGTGGAGTTCAGGACCCCCGACCCTTCGTGCAACCCTTACCTGGCGTTCGCTGCCATAACCGCGGCCGGCCTCGACGGGATAGGGAAGAAGACGGAGCCTGGAGACCCTGTGGACGAGGACATCTACAAGCTCACCCCTGACAAGAGGAGGGAGCTGGGTGTCGGGGAGCTCCCCGGGAGCCTGAAGGAGGCCGTGGAGAGCCTGAAGAGCGACTCAGGGTTCCTGGAGGGGACATTCCCGAGCGACCTGGTAGAGGTCATGATGGAGCTCGAGATGGACGCGTACAGGGCGGTCTCGGCGAGGCCGCACCCATACGAGTTCTACATGTACTTCGATTTGTAGAAGTCAACCTCAAGATATCGAAGTCCAAGTGCCGGAAGTCCAGATGCACCACGACTCGGAGTGAAGGTCTCCGGCAAGCAAGCGTACGATGCCCCAGTAGTGCTTTCCGAGCCAGCTGCACAACTTCCATCGGTCCCGTTGACCCAGAGTGGTTCGAGCGGTTTCAAGGCTTTCGCGTACCCACGGTGTGGGCTTGGTCTGATACCGATATCGACCACCCTCCGACAAGGCCACCTGCGCATCCCAAGACTAGTCTGGGGTCGATGTTCTCGTAGAGCTCGAGCCGCTCTTCCAAGACGCCTGCCCGTGCCTCCTTGACCCCCCTGATCCTCCCTACTCTGGCGGCGAGCTCGTCGGCCTCGACCACCACCTCGGCAGGAAGTTCGACCAACTCCTACGGGGTCCTCTTCGGCGGCCTGGTGGCTGCCCTGATCGTCGTGGTGCTCGCAGTTCTCTTCCTCTCCAGGCGGAGGACGCAGTAGCGACAGGCAGCATAGGGGAGCGCTTGCGGGCATCACCACACCCGGGTTGAAGGGCCGCATGACTGCGTCCTAAGTGACTTTGCCCTCTCTTCTGGCCTAAACCCCAAGTCTCGAACTGGCGGCACGCTGAGAGGTTGGAGGCCGTCGCGACGCGCTCGGCTTCGACGAGTGGTTCACCCGAAGAGCTCAAGACTTGTCGTCTTGCGCCGGAGCCTTCTCTTTGGCCGACTCGCCGAGGACCCTCACGTCTCCCCTCTCTTGCCCGATGCTTGTCCCGAAGACCTTCGCCGAGCCCGACTGAATCCGCACAAGACCCAATACCGCCCGGAACAGGGTCGATTTGCCCGAGCCGTTCGGGCCCACCACGGCGGCCTTCTCCCGGCTCTGGGCGCGCCTCGGGCTCTCGGGCCGATAGCTTTCAATAGTCTCCTGCGTCCGGCCACGACAGGACCCATGGACTTCATCCCTGTCAACAAGCCGATAATCGGGGAGGAGGAGAAGAAGGCGGTCCTCGACGTCGTCTCTTCCGGGATGCTGGTGAACCCCTCCTTCGAAGGGGGCGCCCAGGTGAGGGCGTTCGAGGAGAAGCTCAGGAAGCTCCTCGGCGTGAAGCACACCGTGGCGGTCAACTCGGGGACGGCCGCGCTGCACACCGTCCTGATGGCGCTGGGGGTGAAGCCGGGGGACGAAGTGGTCGTGCCGTCGTTCACCTTCCTGGCCACAGCCAACGTGGTCCTAGCCTGCGGGGCGAACCCCGTTTTCGTAGACATCAAAGATGATTACAACATGGACCCGGACGCGTTCAGGAAGGCCGTCACGAGGAAGACGAAGGCGGTCATCCCCGTACACGTCTACGGCTACCCGGCGGACATGGACGAGATCAGGGAGATCGCTGACGCGAAGTCGGTAAAGGTCGTCGAGGACGCGGCGGAGTCCCTGGGCGCCACCTACAAGGGCGTGCAGACCGGGAAGCTGTCGGACGCGGGGTGCTTCAGCCTCTACGCCACCAAGGTCGTCACCTCCGGGGAAGGTGGGGCCATCTCGACGGACGACGACGAGCTGGCGGAGCTGCTCAGGCTGGTGAGGAACCACGGCCAGGTGCACGGATACGACTCCCGGCACCTCGGGTACAACTACAGGCTCCCGGAGATGAGCGCGGCCCTGGCGTCGGTGCAGATGGACCGGCTCGACGGCTTCCTCAAGGCGAGAGAGCGCAACGCGAAGCACCTGATGGAGAAGCTCGGCTCGGTCGACGGGGCCGAATTCACCCAGGACTCTCCTGACAGGACGCACTGCTACTATCTGTACACGCTGCGCCTCCGGAAGAACAGGGACAGAGTGAAGGAGTCTCTGGCCGCCGCCGGCGTGGGGTCAGGGGTCTACTGGCCTGTTCCGGTGCACCGCACCCCGCTCTACCAGAAGCTGGGCTACTCGAAGAAGAAGCTCCCGCGGACCGAAGACGCGGCGAACCACGTCCTATCTATCCCGGTCCACCCCGGGGTGAGCCAGGGCGGCCTGAAAAGGGTCGGGGACGCCTTCCTCTCGGCTGCGAGAGAGCACCTGCGGTGAGGGCTCCAGGTCCGGTGTCGCCTTGAAGGCCCTGGTGTCCCTTATGTGCCACCCCGAGCGGGAGCCGAAGATACAGCTCCCTCCGGATGGGAGGTACGACGCCTTCGTCAACAGGATCCCCAACTACGCGGAGGCCTACAGGGCGGCGATCGCCAGGGCGATGGACGAGGGGGCCGACCTGGTGACCGCGGACACCGACGGCTATCACCCTCCCGGAGAGATAGCGAAGCTCGCGGCCGGGGACTTCGGCGAGGGCCCCGTGCTCGTGATCCCCTACAGGGAGAACATCGGCATCCAGTCCAGGTCGTTCTCGCTCTTCTTCTCCTTGATCGGGCGGAGGCGGGTCAGGGACGCGACGGGGGGCCTCTGCAGGCTCTCCCTTGACTTTATGCGATCCCTCCCTCCCCTGAGGTCGGACGACATGACCGTCCACATCGAGATCCTGAGGCACGCGGCGAAGTCGGGGGCGAAACTGGTCCAGTACGGGTACCTTGCGAGCTCGAACGACGAAGCAGAGTCGAGGCGGACGGCGCACTACCAGCTGAGGCTCATCTGGGCCGCCCTGAAGTGACCAGCCCGTCTCGAGGGCCGAGGCACCGCGCCAGCGGGGGCGCCAGAGGGTCAACCCCGCGGAGCAAGACAGAAATACGAGGTGGGGCGGGCGAATCCAACCTTGAGCACTCAACCCCCGCCAGTAGCCCCGGCACCTGAGACCCCTCCCAAGGAGGCGGCGCCGCCCAAGGTCTTCGCCGCGGCAGTCTACGAGTGCGTCAGGTGCGGGACCAAGACCACCCAGGAGGAGCTGGCGAAGCTCCCTGAGGTGAAGTGCATCTGCGGCTACCGGGTCTTCAAGAAGGCCAGGCCGATGGTGGTCAAGCAGATCAAAGCGATCTGAGTGAGAAGGCTGAAGTTCGGCGATTGCATAAGCAGAATACTAACCATTTAACTACCCCTCTCATTCGTGGCGTCTGACGCTTGTACCTGATGCAGAGCAAGGAGAGGGCGGCGATTCAGGGTTACGGAGCTTACGTCCCTTACTACAGGCTCCCGACCACTGAGATCGCGAAGGTCTGGAAGGGGGGCGGCTCGGGGCCCAACGTCGAAAAGGCCGTCGCCGCCATGGACGAGGACACGGTCACCATGGCCATCGAAGCGGGGAGGTACGCCATGAAGATGGCAGGGACGGAGAGGCTCGGGGCTGTCTTCGTCGGGACCGAGTCGAAGCCTTACGCTGTGAAGCCGACCAGCACCATCGTAGCCCAGGCGCTGGGGCAGCACCACACCCTGGCGGCCGACCTGGAGTTCGCCTGCAAGGCCGGGACCGAGGCGATGCAGATAGTCACCGGGCTGGTGGGCTCCGGGATGATAGATGCTGGGCTCGCCATAGGGATGGACACCGCGCAGGGGCGCCCGGGGGACGACCTGGAGTACACAGCCGCGAGCGGCGGGGCCGCCTACGTCATCGGGAGGAGGGACAAGAAGTCGGTCGCCGTGATAGACTGCAGCACGTCGTTCGTATCCGACACAGGGGACTTTTGGCGCAGGGCCCACGAGCGGTACCCCCGCCACCTCTCGAGGTTCACCGGGGAGCCGGCATACTTCTACCACATCGAGAACTCTGTCAACACCCTCTTCAAGGAGACGGGGCACAAGCCTTCCGACTTCAAGTACGCCGTCTTCCATCAGCCTAACCCGAGGTTCCCGGTGGAGGTCGCCGCCAGGCTGGGGTTCACGATGGAGCAGATCAAGACGGGCCTGCTGAACCCCCTCATAGGGAACACCTACGCCGGGAGCTCCCCGATAGGGCTCGCAGCCGTCCTGGACGAAGCCAGCCCCGGGGACAAGATACTCCTCGCGAGCTTCGGGTCCGGGGCGGGGTCCGACGCTTTCTGCATAGAGGTACTGGACGGGATAACAGCGACCAGAGGGACAAACCCCACCGTGAAGTCGATGATGGAGCGGAGCACCAAGATCGACTACTCGACCTATTCGAAGTTCCGCGACAAGCTCCACAAGTAGGCGGTCGGGTGGCCAGAAAGGCATACGTGTCGTCGGTCGGCTTCACCCCGGTCGGGGACCACTGGGAGAAGTCCATCAGAGACCTGGCGGTGGAAGCTGCCCGCGGCGCCCTCAAGGGGTCGGGCGTGAAGAACCCCGGCCAGATAATAGTGGGGAATATGTTCAGCGCGGTCGGCGCGAGCCAGGAGCACCTGGGCGCCCTCCTCGCGAGCGCCCTCGGCCTCTCGGGCACCCCGGCGTACAAGATAGAGGCGGCCTGCTCTTCAGGGGGGACGGCGTTCAACGTGGGGTACAACCTCGTCCGCTCGGGGGCCGTTGATTCGGCCCTGGTGGTGGGGGTCGAGAAGATGAGGGACCTCGAGCCCGAGGAGGTCTCCCAGGCGCTCGCCATGGC
Proteins encoded in this region:
- a CDS encoding hydroxymethylglutaryl-CoA synthase, which codes for MQSKERAAIQGYGAYVPYYRLPTTEIAKVWKGGGSGPNVEKAVAAMDEDTVTMAIEAGRYAMKMAGTERLGAVFVGTESKPYAVKPTSTIVAQALGQHHTLAADLEFACKAGTEAMQIVTGLVGSGMIDAGLAIGMDTAQGRPGDDLEYTAASGGAAYVIGRRDKKSVAVIDCSTSFVSDTGDFWRRAHERYPRHLSRFTGEPAYFYHIENSVNTLFKETGHKPSDFKYAVFHQPNPRFPVEVAARLGFTMEQIKTGLLNPLIGNTYAGSSPIGLAAVLDEASPGDKILLASFGSGAGSDAFCIEVLDGITATRGTNPTVKSMMERSTKIDYSTYSKFRDKLHK
- a CDS encoding DegT/DnrJ/EryC1/StrS family aminotransferase; translation: MDFIPVNKPIIGEEEKKAVLDVVSSGMLVNPSFEGGAQVRAFEEKLRKLLGVKHTVAVNSGTAALHTVLMALGVKPGDEVVVPSFTFLATANVVLACGANPVFVDIKDDYNMDPDAFRKAVTRKTKAVIPVHVYGYPADMDEIREIADAKSVKVVEDAAESLGATYKGVQTGKLSDAGCFSLYATKVVTSGEGGAISTDDDELAELLRLVRNHGQVHGYDSRHLGYNYRLPEMSAALASVQMDRLDGFLKARERNAKHLMEKLGSVDGAEFTQDSPDRTHCYYLYTLRLRKNRDRVKESLAAAGVGSGVYWPVPVHRTPLYQKLGYSKKKLPRTEDAANHVLSIPVHPGVSQGGLKRVGDAFLSAAREHLR
- a CDS encoding ATP-binding cassette domain-containing protein; the encoded protein is MESYRPESPRRAQSREKAAVVGPNGSGKSTLFRAVLGLVRIQSGSAKVFGTSIGQERGDVRVLGESAKEKAPAQDDKS